A portion of the Desulfuromonas acetoxidans DSM 684 genome contains these proteins:
- the rd gene encoding rubredoxin, producing the protein MEKYVCGPCGYIYDPAEGDPDSGIAAGTAFADLPDDWVCPVCGVGKDAFDPYDE; encoded by the coding sequence ATGGAAAAGTACGTCTGTGGGCCGTGTGGTTACATTTATGACCCTGCCGAAGGTGATCCCGATTCCGGTATTGCCGCAGGCACTGCCTTTGCCGATCTGCCGGATGACTGGGTTTGCCCTGTATGTGGTGTGGGCAAGGATGCGTTTGATCCTTACGACGAGTAA
- a CDS encoding ChaN family lipoprotein, giving the protein MRRILFVTLLLTILSVTGCAPTPETLGRAANPYPLADKPVPDTLVHLPTGTIVSTEQMLADISSDRIIYAGETHDNPASHRFQLTILNHLIQRYPQHIAVGMEMFHHDQQPVLDRWIAGELDEKSFLRQLHWYESWGIDYAYYRDLLTTMREHQIPIIALNVSPKQKMAVMQGKQTTPEVNDPYYHATLMAYFAGHDHGNGEAEAFIRIQNLWDNTMAQTVVDYLSQPEHTHDHLLVLAGGNHVRNGFGIPRRVYQKLPLSYSLVGNDEVEIDDSKQDRFMQVTLPELPLLPYDYLLYNRYEAGPQYMRLGVLLEQQDDGVVIGKVMPGSLAESSEIKAQDRIVSLNGEAVKEPFDVIYTLRQQQPGDTVTLIVERQAESIKVRVTFAQ; this is encoded by the coding sequence ATGCGCCGAATTTTGTTCGTAACACTCCTGCTGACGATCCTGTCTGTCACCGGTTGCGCCCCAACGCCTGAAACCCTGGGGCGCGCCGCCAATCCCTACCCTCTGGCCGATAAGCCGGTTCCTGACACGCTCGTCCATCTGCCAACCGGAACCATCGTCTCCACAGAGCAGATGCTTGCCGACATTAGCAGTGATCGCATCATTTATGCTGGAGAGACTCATGACAATCCGGCATCACACCGTTTTCAACTCACCATTCTCAACCACCTGATTCAGCGCTATCCGCAGCATATCGCGGTCGGCATGGAAATGTTTCATCACGACCAGCAGCCGGTTCTTGATCGCTGGATTGCCGGCGAGCTGGACGAAAAAAGTTTCCTGCGTCAACTGCACTGGTATGAGAGCTGGGGCATCGATTATGCCTACTACCGCGATCTGCTCACCACGATGCGTGAACATCAGATTCCCATCATTGCCCTCAATGTCAGCCCTAAACAAAAGATGGCGGTGATGCAGGGCAAACAGACCACGCCGGAAGTGAATGATCCGTATTACCATGCCACGCTGATGGCGTATTTTGCCGGTCATGATCACGGTAACGGCGAAGCGGAAGCATTTATCCGCATCCAGAACCTGTGGGACAACACCATGGCGCAAACCGTGGTCGACTATCTTAGCCAGCCAGAACATACGCACGATCACCTGCTGGTTTTGGCCGGTGGCAATCATGTCCGCAACGGCTTCGGCATTCCCCGCCGCGTCTACCAGAAGTTGCCGCTATCCTACAGTCTGGTCGGTAATGATGAAGTGGAGATCGATGACAGCAAGCAGGATCGCTTTATGCAGGTCACATTGCCGGAACTGCCGCTGTTGCCTTACGACTACCTGCTCTACAATCGCTACGAAGCCGGGCCGCAATATATGCGCCTGGGCGTGCTACTTGAGCAGCAGGATGATGGTGTGGTGATTGGCAAAGTGATGCCGGGGAGTCTGGCGGAATCTTCTGAAATTAAAGCTCAGGACCGGATTGTTTCACTCAATGGTGAAGCCGTCAAAGAGCCCTTTGATGTGATTTATACACTCCGTCAACAGCAGCCGGGAGATACGGTTACTCTTATAGTGGAGCGTCAGGCGGAGTCGATTAAGGTCCGAGTAACATTTGCACAATAG
- the speD gene encoding adenosylmethionine decarboxylase — protein MCAKKVTRTKRPKKIKLRGFNNLTKTLSFNIYDICYAKAPQSRKEYLEYIDEEYNAERLEKILCEVSDIIGANVLNISSQDYDPMGASVTVLIAEEPVDPKPDQVLAHLDKSHLCIHTYPETDSKLGISTFRVDVDVSTCGKISPLKALNHLIESFESDIVLMDYKVRGFTRDVRGKKHYIDHSIHSIQQYIKRSTLALYDCVDINIYQENLFHTKMLLKDVELEKYLFGTAMQDFSDAEKTRVRELLRREMTEIFYSKNIFK, from the coding sequence ATGTGTGCAAAGAAAGTAACCCGTACCAAGCGTCCAAAAAAAATAAAACTGCGCGGTTTTAACAACCTGACCAAAACACTGTCGTTTAACATCTACGACATCTGTTACGCCAAGGCCCCTCAATCGCGTAAAGAATATCTCGAATATATCGACGAGGAATACAACGCCGAACGGCTGGAAAAAATCCTCTGCGAGGTCTCTGACATTATCGGTGCCAATGTCCTGAATATTTCCAGTCAGGACTATGACCCGATGGGTGCCAGTGTTACCGTACTGATCGCCGAAGAACCGGTAGATCCGAAACCGGATCAGGTCCTGGCGCACCTCGACAAAAGTCACCTGTGCATTCACACCTATCCGGAAACTGACAGCAAGCTCGGTATTTCGACGTTCCGGGTCGACGTTGACGTCTCAACCTGTGGTAAAATAAGCCCGCTCAAAGCGCTTAATCACCTGATTGAATCGTTTGAGTCGGATATTGTCCTGATGGATTACAAAGTGCGCGGCTTCACGCGTGACGTGCGTGGCAAAAAGCACTACATCGACCACAGCATCCACTCAATTCAGCAATACATCAAACGAAGCACTCTGGCACTGTATGATTGCGTCGATATCAACATCTATCAGGAGAACCTGTTTCATACCAAGATGTTGCTCAAAGATGTCGAGCTGGAGAAGTATTTATTCGGGACGGCCATGCAGGATTTTTCCGATGCGGAGAAAACGCGGGTTCGTGAACTGCTGCGCCGGGAGATGACAGAGATTTTCTATTCAAAGAATATCTTCAAGTAG
- a CDS encoding TolC family protein gives MRNKSTIITLCILVLALPSLASAWTISELQNTAASQRYLVREYQAAMHEQQQGVRYQRGEFMPSVNVFYQAQNRRDETLLEPEEYHSRGIQLTWNLFNGFGDYYRLLSKKQQHQVAHWQLKEIQQTVQEQVAQTCLQIKQQLQNLEVARHAVELYEQERHNAQAKFDVGLLTRNDVLRIEVELENARLDVNTAETAIRQQIAQLQRQTLTAVTLDTLNLDELAQLPQLAGQQALQEQLLSANRELLALRHVIESASLAHKATGDRYLPRADLVSELSRHENDYWFDEGDERDEELTTQLQLSLNLFDGFKDDANRKQAQLATDRANFNYQEREHELVTQLDNLRRDFLLAYDNLKVAQTNSEQARENLRITRLSFDQGLTTSAELLDAIFYQTRADLNIINARTTIYSAYFTIQHLIGAFADTTIQ, from the coding sequence ATGCGGAATAAATCGACGATCATCACACTGTGCATTCTGGTGCTGGCTCTGCCGAGTCTGGCTTCGGCTTGGACGATCAGTGAGTTACAAAATACAGCGGCCTCACAACGTTACCTGGTGCGAGAATACCAGGCCGCCATGCACGAACAGCAGCAAGGGGTTCGTTATCAACGCGGTGAATTCATGCCTTCGGTCAACGTGTTTTATCAAGCACAAAACCGGCGTGACGAGACACTTCTTGAACCGGAAGAATATCACAGCCGCGGCATTCAGCTGACCTGGAACCTGTTCAACGGCTTCGGCGATTACTACCGCTTGCTCAGCAAGAAACAACAACATCAGGTCGCCCACTGGCAACTCAAGGAGATCCAACAGACCGTTCAGGAGCAGGTAGCGCAAACCTGCCTGCAAATCAAGCAACAGTTGCAGAATCTAGAAGTGGCACGCCATGCGGTGGAACTCTACGAGCAAGAGCGCCACAATGCCCAGGCCAAATTCGATGTTGGTCTGCTGACCCGCAACGATGTATTGAGAATCGAAGTGGAACTGGAAAATGCCCGTCTCGATGTCAACACCGCCGAGACCGCCATTCGTCAGCAAATTGCCCAACTGCAACGCCAGACCCTGACCGCAGTCACCCTCGACACCCTCAACCTCGACGAGTTGGCTCAACTCCCTCAATTGGCTGGCCAACAGGCTCTTCAGGAGCAGTTACTCAGCGCCAATCGCGAGCTGCTCGCCTTGCGCCATGTTATTGAGTCTGCATCCCTGGCCCACAAGGCGACAGGTGATCGTTATCTGCCACGCGCCGATTTGGTGAGTGAACTGTCCCGTCACGAGAATGACTATTGGTTTGATGAAGGTGATGAGCGAGACGAAGAACTCACCACGCAACTCCAATTGAGCTTGAATTTATTCGACGGCTTTAAGGACGACGCCAATCGCAAGCAAGCGCAACTGGCTACGGACCGCGCCAACTTTAATTATCAGGAGCGGGAACACGAACTGGTGACACAGCTCGACAACCTGCGCCGTGACTTCCTGTTGGCTTATGACAACCTCAAGGTGGCTCAAACCAACAGCGAACAGGCGCGCGAGAATCTGCGCATCACCCGGTTATCCTTTGATCAGGGTCTGACCACCTCGGCGGAGCTGCTCGATGCGATTTTCTACCAGACCCGTGCCGACCTCAATATTATCAATGCGCGCACAACGATTTACTCGGCCTACTTTACCATTCAACATCTCATCGGTGCGTTTGCAGACACCACCATCCAGTAG